The nucleotide sequence atctctcgggtattacttacccgttaaaaaaaattcatgagtaatgttttgtaccagagaattttattacaatctttatgaaaatatatgtatattttctttcgatgtaatacagatttaatgagttaatatcatattaagctcatttgatttttggcttgaattagaaatgaataatctctaaaacattagagattacataatcttcacaaagtatttcattactgtgattaatacttcattatttattcttatagatatttccttagtgaactatgctgatgctcatagaactcttgctaacttcgcaagatacgaatgttgttttctagaaagtttcgagtgcatcgaagatgaaagtgtaaaatcaaacatgttgttgaatgatacacttggtttattatgaaaccgaattcatttaattgaagcagagattgtagttaacgatggttaggttgttaacgaaggatgtacatcatagcatattagtaatatgaatttaaccgagtagtatctaccatttttcaattcatactcaatagcttagtacgaaagatttattatagtttcagaattcatatatataaatatctataaattcttcagaaagaatgagttaatacttcataactcgttgatacaatatacatgttgttgatttgtgatgatatccacagtaatttcttgaactggcggagcttataTGTTATaaatgctgctagtgctgatgatgctggtataacaagtctagtttgtaaatcgcacACCATTCTTGtgagggtttcgattcttctttctatcatttctgtccacttatctgatttatggttaaggctgaaatagataatctctaagactttagatattacataatcaccgcagaatgtttctccgatcaatacttcatcgtttgctgttgttggtactccttggtatttatggtgcatgtgatgttgatatctgaggtacaggttgtgatgttgaggcgtgtgatgcggacgtgattgttgatggtggtaatgatactgttggtgttgatgatggtgatatcgttgatgtcggtgatgctgctggtgcttagggtattgaggcttgcgatgttgatgttactggcggtactggttatgctgctggtgctgctgatggtgtttgtaatctttgcaccatatgttccagagccactactcgagcgcgaagttcgttaacttctgctagtacaccaggatgattagcGGTTGaagcaagcggatgaataagattcataatatgagatagtatataatcgtgatgagatactctagcaatgagtgagaaaatggtgtctcaaataggttcgccggtaagtgcttcaggttcatcgccaagagggcaatgtggtggatgaaaaggatcgccttcttcttgtctccaatgattgagtagactacgaacccatccccaattcatccagaatagatgatgggagattggttgatccattccagtgacgctgctttcggagctcaggtagatattcatatcggaatagctgtcggaatctgaggagttcgaactggttgagagatccatctcgtatgatcagggaaagaatttttggtatgaaatagattgtagaatttagatttggtattcttcaatacataatttacatatgtgtatataataccaaaatcccataaattacggaggaatctttgaaagatgtcagtcaaagttcacagtaacagatacgctaagatattaattagcagatatgctaaggtgtaaatttgtctataaactattttgcaataaatgcaggaaaacgcgtctagacttaagaatgataagcaggtaatttcctaaggatgataagtagatgatttccgactaaaaatgataagcaaaacttttgacatgcagacacggtcgaagtccagactcactaatgcatcttaacgactatctgttagacacactaatgcaagacctggttcgctaagaacctggctctgataccaactgaaaggacccgttcatatacattataaacgattcacaatagttgattacatcgcgaggtatttgacctctatatgatacgttttacaaacattgcattcgtttttaaaagacaaactttctttacatcaaaaattgacagcgtgcatgccatttcatattacatccaactataactgacttaatattaatcttgttgaactcaacgactcgaatgcaacgtctttcaaagtatgtcatgaatgactccaagtaatatccttaaaatgagctaatgcacagcggaagatttctttaatacctgagaataatatgctttaaagtgtcaaccaaaaggttggtgagttcattagtttatcataatcaatcatttccgtaataataatagaccacaagatttcagtttccataaatatccgtacactcgcaagtgtataaaagtattctataagttgtaggcacccggtaacaagccttaacgttcatgttttaccctctgaagtacgccagatcaggtgtgtttaaaataacctcgaagtactaaagcatcccatagtcaggatggggtttgtcaggcccgatagatctatctttaggattcgcgcctaccgtacatagacaagtagtttaatgttaccaagctaagggtatatttctggtttaaacccacatagaattagttttcgtacttgtgcctatttcgtaaaacatttataaaatagcgcatgtattctcagcccaaaaatatatataaaaagggagtaatgaaactcacagtactgtatttcgtagcaattatgtatatgacggcactgaacaagtgcagggtttgtctcggattcacgaacgtatcaatattgtgattcaatattgcaggaaagtacgtagacgcaacaaaaatgataaacgttaggttgacctgacgagcaataccctcgaacaatacccataacctccatagctataacccataatttctttagctctatcccgtttgaaaacttattttgaaatcgtctgaatataactccgtcgtagtattttatgtattctaataatatcttgaaataatactaagtaaatatatatgtaattcgattgagagagtttagagaaatatattttcaagtttctatgaaataatgaaacctattgaattctatttataatagatttttgaattattaaagtgaattattaaagtatgaattattaaagtgaattattaaagtatgaattattaaagtgaattattaaagtatgaattattaaagtgaattattaaaatatgaattattaaagtaaattattaaagtgaattattaaagtatgaattattaaagtgaattattaacgtatgaattattaaagttaaagtaaagtaaaagtaaagtaaaggtaaaggtaaagttatagtatagtaaaagtataaaactatgtacgtataatacgcgtattaatttaaatcgttatatatatttaataaaataaaatataaatatcgttatctttatcatactggttaagtaatgagttgtcaaaagtggttctagatatttatcaaagttatatacgttttaataataaagttctttttaaactgaaaacgtttttgtacgcttgaaactaaatcgagtacttataaatttggttttccaaaattaattatattccaaatcatcctttaaaaaggttttatctatatcgtaaaacattttcaatattatgaaaactaatcattatcttaccaaaagacacgagacaatcgttgtaaagcatgcattgaaagttaagcaggaatctcctctaacttttgtctaattctcgttaatgaaacttttgttcttacttgtaaatcacattaccaaatattccgaatactgttaaaaagaaataatttctcaaatcaacgtggacctcataacagagattcataatcataattcaatgtatctgataatttaatcatatgatattatcttttaattccatcgataaacatattgaaacaagtacatttatgtaaagtattttatatctaatactttgttaatgttttcaattaataagtatatattatatatacatatcagtatacacataaatgttcgtgaatcgttgagcatagtcaaagggtaattgattacatgaatatagatttcaaaactttcgagactcaatattacacattttgcttatcgtgtcggaaacatataaagattaaagtttaaatttgatcggaaattttcgggtcatcacagaatgCTTTGTTTGCTATGTGGTAAATGCGTGCCAAAACCGAATGTCTGAATTCTATCTAGATCCGAATGTTCAAAAAGTTGGTCAAAACTCtacaaattggatatataaaattctttgattattttacaaaagataacttggAGTGTTTAGATTCATCTCTAATTTTCCGTTCGTTAATTgctattttctaaattaaatgaCAATTTTTACAAAACTGATGCGCAAACAGAAACTGAACTTGATTGTGCTGCATGCTATGCGAGTTCTAGGAACCGTATGATAGTGTTCTTAGTCTATTTAGAAATCTTATAACAtggacttatgatctggagtttttcttaATTGCTCGATGTGTCATTTGTGAATTATGCTTGTCTGATTGCTTGACTGCTGTTAAAACGTATGATAAGCTAAATTAGTAATCGTTAATTGACCAAACGAACGTGCGAAACTTATAAGTTGACATTGGTTTGACTTTATGATAACATTGGCATGACCTACTGATGTATTTGACCTAGATTGACCACTTTGAGCAAGTTTAACTatttgttgacttgcttgactagttgacttctgtgttgacttttactattcGATTACGTCGGTCTGAACAATAGGGCAACTGAACTACGAGTCTGTCTTTTAAAACAAAACTTATGTAACTAtaaatggtacatttaggttgcatACTTGGTCGTTGTAATTCGACTACTGTTGCTTGTGAATTTGTCaaatgcactcaaggtgagtctacagtctcatACACTtttattttgggatgagataacatgttgATTTTTAAATTGTTTTACGCATTAGACACGAGTAAAAAAATGAACATACACTATGAGTTTGAtccaaaagcctctagcttgaatatattaattaatttgtaaggcTCGAGTTTATAAGGACGGAaccgtaggtttgacaaacctcccTCAAAGAACTAGGGTGCTTATAACTTTGTTACCGAATGCGTGATCAGCATTTGCAATATGGGttaaaggaagacgtgtagcgtatttaagctatccgcgggttaaagctttatattcaagtgctcataactaTTGTATTACTTTTATTGTTTTGaattaaatctcgtggtctacttaaactgatttacttaaacctgtagatttcactcaacattgttgttgattgttttcatgttttatctcaggttcttaaAGGTATTAGCTTCCACATACTTTGATGACAATGTGCTTCACTGGATTGGAgtcttttgaaataaatgcgattacttttcggaaaatgtctcatatagagggtgtgaccgtgaactgtgggaccaggagttaatactctgttagtgtgttctgacggggtgttacatttggtatcttAGCTAATGGTAGTAGGGAACTAGGTTTTGCGTTAGAGTTTCTGTGTGAGTCATTAGGACACATAAGCAAGTCTAGACTACGACCCGTACTTAGAACTGTTGTGATTTACTACACTATTACATATACTTGTTTATATTATGTGTGTACTAACTTGACTTGTTTTCTACGAGCTTAGATGTCTGCTTCTCATCCCATCATTATTAGTGACTCCGAGTCCGAGGCTGATGATACTGTTGAGTCACCTAAGAACCAGGTGTCTGACTCTGAGGTTGAGGTTGAGTCCGTGCATACAGAGGAGACTGGGCCATCTGAGGCAGGTACTGATGCTGCTAAAGATGATCCTGAGGAAGAAcccgaagaggatcctgaagaagaagATCTCGAGGAAGAGTCGGAACCCGAACCGCCTACCCTAGTGCAGCCTAGCACTTTGGGAAAAGGCCCTGCTCACCCGAACCCCTTCCTATCCCTCGTGAGGTGGTAGGTGGGTGGAGAAGGGATAAACCTCGTAGAAGGTTGTTTGAGCTGAATAGCAATCCAGTTGCTCCTGGGGTTTCTCTTCACGACTCTAGTCGTCCGTCTACTAGTGCTTCGCCTAGTACTCCTGCTACCGCAGTTATTGAAGAGGTCACTTTAAGGAGTATGAACGCCAGGATTAGGATATTGGAGGATGCCATTAGTCATCTACTTGATCAGGCACGAGTCCCCAAGTAGAGCCATTTTATGTTATCACACTTATTTCCACTATGTTGGGATATTTTATTACTTATCTACTTTATTACAAACTTACCGGtgtggtttttccggatattttaccTATGTACTCGTGGATGATTATTGACTATCTTATTACATGATTATTGGATTATTTTAGCATGATGAATGTTTTACTTAATGACATGTTATGTGTTGTGTGGTATTATATTTACACGATGTTATGCCGCATGATAATCTACTGCTTAAACTGTTATCATATATACTTATGCTAGTGTTTACTACTATGACTAGTTAACACTATTCACTACTatccactactatcactactaaatCTCTACGATTTACTACTACTTGCTATGTATCActtctcgttgctagtatatttttaagcCGTTGCATTCATTGAACTGATCCAGTGTATTATTTTTGTCTAGAAAGATAATGCCTCCGAAGGAATCTACACCTGTGATGACCCGAAGACTAGTTTCTGAGGGTATGGCTGCAAAGCGAGCAGCGATGGCTCGTAACACTTAAGGGAATGgtagtaataatactaatggtaccaACATCAATAATCAGGGTGGATGTACTTATAAGATGTTTACCAACTGTAAGCCGCATGCTTTTCACAGAACGAAAGGACCGGTTGGTTTGACTCGTTGGTTTGAAAAGTTAGAGTAAGTGTTTCAAATCAGTGAGACTAGAGAAGTTGACAAGGTGAAGTTTGCGTCATGTACGTTGTCAGAcagtgcattaacttggtggaacagTTATGCTACGTTAGTAGGACATGATCAGGCTTTTGCCACTCCGTGGGAAGATTTCAGGCAgcgtatgatcgaggagtactgccctcgAAATGAGATTTTGAGATTGGAGCGAGAACTTCGTGAGTTGAAGCTGGTGGGTAATGATCTTGTTAgttataacaagaggttctttgaatTAGCGTTGATATGTTCAGAGTTAGTCCCGACTGAGTGGCGCAAGGTGGAGCAATATGTCCAAGGTTTGACTGGAACGATTAGGACTGGTGTGACTACTTTCAAACCGAGAACTGTGCAAGAAACCATCGATATGGAAAATTTGTTACTTGATCAGGCTGCAAGTGATAGTAAGGTAGTTGTTGCGACTCATGAGAACCGTTCTGGAGACGGTAAACGTAAGTGGAATAATGGTCATGATAAGAACTCTAATCAGCAGTTTCACAAGAAGCAAGAGACTAATAAGGGTACTATGTCTTGTCCGAGTACTAGATCAGGGTATCAAGGGAAATCCTCactgtgtactaagtgtaataggcaTCATACTGGAGCTTGTAATGGATCGACTTATGATAAGTGTAAGAGAACTGGGCACTTAGCAAAGGACTACAAGATGGGTACAAAAACTTGTTTTGGTTATGGTAAGGTTGGTCACTATAGGAAGGACTGCTCGAATGCTGGGAATACTGCTGAGCCTTCGAAAGGACGAGCGTTTAACATCAAATCCAGTAAAGCACATGATGAtccgaagctagtcacgggtacatttttACTCGACAATCAACATGCTTATGTACTTTTTGATTCTGGTGTTGATAGgagctttgtgtctagagatttttgccataatcttaagaatcCTGTATCATCGATAAAAAACCTGTACTCTATAGAATTATGGAATGGTAATTTAGTGATAGCTGATAAGATCTATCGTGGTTGTCCTTTGAACTTAGCTGGGAAATCCTTTAGAATAGACGTGATACCgattaagttgggaagttttgaccttgtggttggaatggacagGTTATCCGAGAATAGAGCCGACATCGTCTGTTACCAGAAAGCATTTCGCATTCCTGTTGCCAAAGGTGAggctttaatggtgtatggagagagAAGTAATACACCGCTGCATTTTATTAattgtttgaaggcacaaaaatacATAAGAAAGGGTTGTCTTGATGTGTTGGTTCACGTGAGCAAAACTGAACCTGAAgtcaagaaactcgaagatgtaccgattgttagagactttcccgatgtTTTTCTGGAAGAGTTACTAGGACTTTCACCGCATAGAGATATGGAATTTTAGACTGACTTGATGcctggagcagcacctgtagcgcgcgcaccgtatagacttgcaccttcagaattgcAAGAGCTGTCTAGTAAGTAACAAGAGCTTTTAAATAAGGGATTCATTCGACctagttcttcaccatggggagaaCCTGTGctctttgtaaagaagaaggatggatctatgagacttggTATTGATTACAGGAAActgaataagctgactatcaagaatagatatccgttaccaaggatcgatgatttgtttgatcagttacaaggatcaggatgttactctaagattgatctgaggtcaggttaccatcagataaGAGTAAAAGAGACAAATATactgaagacagcgtttagaacacgctacGGACATCATAAATTTACAGTattgccgtttggattaacgaacgcaccagcagtgttcatggatctcaagaACAGTGTGTGTAAGCCATAACCAGATAAGTTTGtggttgtgttcattgatgatattttggtgtaTTCGAAGTACgcaaacatgaacaacatctccgtttgatACTTGAAATGCTCAGGAAAGAGCAGTTGTATACGAAATTTTTGAAGTGTGACTTCTGGctacaagaagttcaatttttgggtcatatctttGGTATTaatggtattcaggttgatcctgcgaagatagaaacggtcaagaaatgggagactcctaagtcgccaacacatattcggcaattcttaggtctcgccggttattataggagattcattgagggattttccacTATTGCTCGACTGTTGACAACGTTAACTTAGAAGGGTAAAAAGTATGAGTAGACTGAGCAACATGAGTCTGTATTTCAGTTGTTAAAATAGAAATTAACGGCTGCTCTAATTTTGtctttacctgaagggaatgaagattttgtgatttactgtgatgcttcacgacaaggttttggttgcgtgttgatgcaacgaaagaaagtgatTACCTATGGGTCATGACAGTTGAAGATACATGAacagaactatacgacacatgatttagaacttggtgctgtggtctttgcactgaagttgtggagacactacttgtatggtactaaatttacgattttcaccgatcataagagcttacaacatatcttcgatcagaaacagctcaacatgaggcaTAGACGTTGGGTAGAACTGCTAAACGACTACgactgtgagattcgctatcatcctggaaaGGATAATGTTGTTGCAGATGCCTTGAGTGGGAAAGAGAAGGCTAAACCTCTCTGAGTTAGAGCGCTGAATATGACTGTTCgaacgaaccttacttctcagatacgcgatGCACAACTTGAGGCGTTGACACAAGAGAATCTTACTACCGAATCACTTAAGGGTCTAGATAAACAGTTTGCCATTAAAGATGATGGAACTCATTACTTTGTTGATAGGATTTGGGTGTCAAAATTTggtggattaagggaactagtgctagatgaggcacacaggtcgagatattctattcaccctggatccgacaagatgtatcaagatcttaaggcactgtattagTGGACTAatgtgaaagccgatattgctacctatgttggTAAATGCTTGACGTGTGCTAAGGTCAAGGCAGAATATCAGAGACCGTCAGGACTGCTGACACAGCCGGAGATTCCCCCAGTGAAAATGGGAATGTATAactatggacttcattactaagttacccatgactgtgggaggttacgatactatttgggttattgttgatcgtctcacaaaatcagttcattttctaccgattaaagaAATAGATAAGATAGAGAAGTTGGCATAGgtttacctaaagggttaaggctactcaaggattatatacttttttttgttccgatgtaggccatatacccaaaaaatactaatgtaggccacatactttcaaaaagtgtatcgatgtaaacaaaaggtaacatGTTACCAGCTAAATAggtcaccttttgtttacatcgataaactttttgaaagtatgtgacctacatTAGTATTTTTTGGGGTATATAGCTTACATTGGAACAAAAAAAGTACACTTTTTTGTAGCTCAATCTACAAAATCGATCAAGGATGATTCTCTTAATAAATTGACTTCATTTTAGTAAAGCATAACATCAAATGAACTTTCGCACATCATTAGAACTGATAATCAACAACAAATTCATAGAGTTTGATCTCGAGTTCATCCTTCACCGAAAACCGTGTCCGATTTGAGCACCGGATCAATTTGAGAGGTTATAGCAAAATGTAAAAATACGGATGTGATCGAAATCTCTTCGTGAAACTATCTGTAAATTCACAGCTCTTAAATCGAAGAAATGAATCCGAATTTCGAAGTTAAACTTTCGGAAAAAAAGTCaaacgaacaaatttatttatcagTTCAACAAGTTAAGTTGGTTTACATTAACACATTTTTTTTAAAGTTTACGGCCTATAATAGTATTTTGTTGGGTATATGGCCTACATCGGAACAAAAAAAAGTATATgacccttgagtagccttaacctTACCTAAAAGAAGTGGTTTCCCGACATGGTGTGCCGGTATtcattatttccgacagagacagcagatttacatctagattctggcaaaTATTGCAAAAGGCAATGGGAACTCGACCTGTTATGAGCACAGCGTATCATCCGCAAATAGATGGCCAAAGTGAAAGAACCATCCAAattttagaagacatgttgagagcatgtgttattgattttgagaaCGGATGGGATAGGCACTTACCATTGGTAGAATTCCCATAtaacaatagctatcacgcgagtGTTAAGGTCGCATCTTTTGAGATGCTATACGGGAGAAAGTGTAGATCACCGATATGCTGGAGTGAATTAGGGGATAGTCAATTGATAGGACccaagattattcacgagactaatGAAAAGATTGTACAAATTCAAGAGAGGTTGAAAACTACTcgaagccgacaaaagagctatgctgataatcgaAGATGACctctagaatttcaagttggtaacaaagtcatgctgaaagtatcaccttggaaacgTGTAGTGCGTTTTGAGAAACGTGACAAGTTAAGTCTAAggtatgttggaccatttgagattactaAACGAATTGGACCCTTAGCATGTAGATGAGTTTATCCCAAGATCTTAGCGAGATTCACGATACGtttcacgtgtcaaacttgaagaagtgcttgTCAGACGAGGATTTGATAATTCCTTTGGACGAGATACAAGTGGACCCTAAACTGCATTTCGTAAAAGAACAtattgagatcatggaccgtgaggtcaaacgccTAATGCAGAGCAACATACTGATTGTGAAAGTTCGTTGGAACGCACGTAGAGGACcggaattcacgtgggagcgtgaagattagatgaagcaaaagtatccgcaactgtttcctgaAGAGACAACTTCAGCGGACGTGAactaaatttctggacgaaatttcattaacggggaggtaatgtaatacCCTAGTTTTTTCCGTTAATCTTTGTTAACTGTCCGTTAAgtttttaacggtgattactttcgATTTGTGtatttaattgatttaaatgcatacttgagctTATGATGAACTTACGTAattaatatatgattatattagccgAAAAACTTATTTCGTGTATTGAAATACTGAGAATACGATACGAATATGAAAACTGCAACCGAGGTCTCGAAAGACTGCAAAATGACTGATTTTTGATCAAATAAATATTCTTCATAATTATcacttttaataaaaacttaattaatttattatgtatttaatgaattaaacccggtgagttgcgttttaacgatcgattAACTTTTCGGAATCACGGTACGGTTAACGACACTCAAAATAGACCACCACACGCACACTAGTAATCAAGAAGAGCCCAATGACTACCTACATAGGCCATTCGGTCGACCCCTCCCCCTCTCCCCCTTTATTTTGTTGTTTGGGCTTGTGTTGTCATTAACTTACTTGATTTAGGCCCTAATCCATACTTTAAATA is from Rutidosis leptorrhynchoides isolate AG116_Rl617_1_P2 chromosome 10, CSIRO_AGI_Rlap_v1, whole genome shotgun sequence and encodes:
- the LOC139870706 gene encoding uncharacterized protein, with the translated sequence MPPKESTPVMTRRLVSEGMAAKRAAMAHSALTWWNSYATLVGHDQAFATPWEDFRQRMIEEYCPRNEILRLERELRELKLVGNDLVSYNKRFFELALICSELVPTEWRKVEQYVQGLTGTIRTGVTTFKPRTVQETIDMENLLLDQAASDSKVVVATHENRSGDGKRKWNNGHDKNSNQQFHKKQETNKGTMSCPSTRSGYQGKSSLCTKCNRHHTGACNGSTYDKCKRTGHLAKDYKMGTKTCFGYGKVGHYRKDCSNAGNTAEPSKGRAFNIKSSKAHDDPKLVTGTFLLDNQHAYVLFDSGVDRSFVSRDFCHNLKNPVSSIKNLYSIELWNGNLVIADKIYRGCPLNLAGKSFRIDVIPIKLGSFDLVVGMDRLSENRADIVCYQKAFRIPVAKGEALMVYGERSNTPLHFINCLKAQKYIRKGCLDVLVHVSKTEPEVKKLEDVPIVRDFPDVFLEELLGLSPHRDMEF